Below is a window of uncultured Cohaesibacter sp. DNA.
CTGGCCGAACTCTCGACCAAGGATGTCAGCGCCCTGTTTGTCGAAGGCACATCCAATGCCGATATGGCCGGAAAAACCGAAGCTCTGCCAGCAATCTGGGAAGATATGGATGGCTTTGCCGCCAAATATCAGGCTTTTGCTTCCGCAGCCGCCAATCTCAAGGCTGAAGCCGGTAAGGGCAAAGGCCAGCTGGCTGCCGCCTTCGGCCCCGTCGGAGCCTCCTGCAAAAGCTGCCATGACAGCTTCCGCGAATAGTTGCCCAAGAGCCGGATTGCCATCATCAATCCGGCTCAATTCCTGCCTATTTTATTGAAATGATATTCCATCTCTACAAGCGAACAGGCTTTCCCATGACAGAGCAGCCCGAACAGGACACCACCCTCGAACGCATCCGCCTTTGGGATCCCGCCATCCGGCTCTTTCACTGGGCGCTTGTCCTTTGCGTCGTTGCCGCCTGGGGATTGGGCGAATTCGGCCCCGATATCATGACGCTGCATTTCTATTTCGGCTATGCAATCACGGCCCTGCTCGGCTTTCGCCTGATCTGGGGTCTGATCGGGCCGAAAGTGGTGCGCTTTAGCCATTTCTTCCATGGCCCGAAAACCACCCTCACCTATGCGTCAAAAATAATGCAAAGAAAACCGAGCTACTGGCGCGGCCACAATCCGGTCGGCGCATTGGCCGCCTTTGCCCTGCTGGGGCTGCTGATCGCGCAAGTTGCAAGCGGCCTGATGGGTGATCCTGATGATTATATCAATGTCGGACCGCTCGCTAACTGGGTTGGCTATGACAATGCAACAATGGCGATGAATATTCACGAAACACTGGCCCCCCTGCTGCTGCTGATGGTCATCATCCATATCGCTGCCATTGCCTTCTACAAGATCTGGAAGCATGAAGACCTGATCAAACCGATGATCACCGGCTGGAAATGGGTCAAAAAGGCTGAAGACAACTGATCCGGCAACAGGCACTAAATGGTGCTGAGCAAAATACTCGTCTCGCTGTTCAGCACCCCTTCAATCAGACGCACCTCGCGCAAGACCCTGTCAAAATCCGACAGGGAAGCGGCCTGAATTTCTGCCACAAGATCCCACGCCCCGTTGGTTGTGTGCAGGGTGTGCAGTTCCGGCATGCCCCGCAATTTACGGATCACCTGTGAGGTTGATTTTCCCACCACCTCGATCAACATGATCGCGCGGATGCCATCGAGCTCATAATCTTCCCGCACGCGCACGGTGTAACCCAGTATCGCACCCGACTCCATCAGACGGTCCAGCCTGTTCTGAACCGTTCCG
It encodes the following:
- a CDS encoding cytochrome c yields the protein MHKIALATIALSLIAAPALAGTNEDAVAERQAYFKKLGGEMKPLAQMLKGDYDAAAAQQHADALAELSTKDVSALFVEGTSNADMAGKTEALPAIWEDMDGFAAKYQAFASAAANLKAEAGKGKGQLAAAFGPVGASCKSCHDSFRE
- a CDS encoding cytochrome b/b6 domain-containing protein, translated to MTEQPEQDTTLERIRLWDPAIRLFHWALVLCVVAAWGLGEFGPDIMTLHFYFGYAITALLGFRLIWGLIGPKVVRFSHFFHGPKTTLTYASKIMQRKPSYWRGHNPVGALAAFALLGLLIAQVASGLMGDPDDYINVGPLANWVGYDNATMAMNIHETLAPLLLLMVIIHIAAIAFYKIWKHEDLIKPMITGWKWVKKAEDN
- a CDS encoding Lrp/AsnC family transcriptional regulator; this encodes MSEQQAKHIFDQLDRDLISLLRHDGRAPLSKLADILHVSRGTVQNRLDRLMESGAILGYTVRVREDYELDGIRAIMLIEVVGKSTSQVIRKLRGMPELHTLHTTNGAWDLVAEIQAASLSDFDRVLREVRLIEGVLNSETSILLSTI